In Candidatus Alcyoniella australis, the DNA window ATCGTCTACCTTGACGAGCTGAATCACGAGCGGCCCGTGGAGCTGAGCTACCGTCTGCGCGCCAAGTATCCGTTAAAGGCGCAGACGCCGCGCAGCAGGGTCTACCAGTACTACGATCCGACGACCCAGGCCCTTGCCCGGCCGACGACGATCACGGTCAATCAGTAGCGGATGGGTCCAATGGTTGTTCGAGAAACTCGCGTAGCGGTGAGATCTCGCTCACCTGGGGCGAGGGCGGCAGGCCGGCGATGATCTTGCGGCCGTAGCGCCGCGTGTGCAGGCGCACATCGGCGATCGCCAGTACGCCGCGGTCGTCGCGGCTGCGGATCAGGCGGCCTAGCCCTTGGCGCAGCGCGAGGATCGCCGAGGGCACTTGGAAGGTCCAGAACGGATCCTGCTGTCGCGCACGCGCGGCCTCGATCCGCGCGGCGATGATCGGCTCTCCGGGGCTGGCGAACGGCAGCTTGTCGATGAACACCGCGCTCAGACTTTCTCCGACCACGTCCACTCCCTGCCAAAACGATGCCGTGGCCAGCAGCACCGAGCTGCGGTCGTCGCGAAACTGTTCGAGCAGCGCGTTCTTCGTGCCCTCGCCCTGGAGCAGCACGCGGAACGGCAGGTCGTGGGGCAGGCGTTCGCGCACGCCGAGCATGTTGCGGTAGCTGGTGAACAGCACCAGTGCGCGGCCCGACGTGGCTCGCAGAAATTCGACCAGCCGCGTGGTCAGGGCCTCGACGAACTGCGAATCGTTGGGCTCGGGCAGGTCGCGCGGCAGGTAGAGCCGCGTCTGGCGGGCGAAGTCGAAGATCGGCGGGATCACCAGGTCGAGGGTCTCGTAGTCGATGCCCAGGCGCTGCTTGAGAAAGCCGAAGTTGTTGCCCGTGGTCAGAGTGGCCGAGGTGAGCACGATGCCGTTGCCGACCGAAAGCAGATTTTCGCGCAGCTGATCGGCGACCTCGATCGGGCTGGCGTTGAGCAGGCTGCCGCGCGGCCGGCGTTCGACCCAACGCACGCGTTCACGGTCCTGGCTGTCGAGGATCAAGCACAGGTCTGCGTGCAGCTCGCGGCCACGTCGCACGATCGTCTCGAGTTCCGCGGGACGCGTCTGGGGCATAGCCCGGCGCAGCTCGTCGCCCAGGGCACTAAGCGAGTCGAGCACGTTCTGGCCCGCGGCCTTGCCCAACTTATCGAGCTGTTGATCCTCGAGGCGAAAGCGGTCGTTGCCCGGCAGCTTATCCACGAGTTTGAACAGCGCCTTAGAGCGGCTTTCCAATGCTGAAGCCGCGCGGATCACCGTCGGCGGCGAGAGCTTGAGCGCGCTGAGAAACGAACGCAAGTCGCGCGTCAGCTCGCTTAGGCGCAACCCGGAGAACATCGTGCCGAAGTGCTCGGTGGCCACCTCCTCGAGCCCGTGCGCCTCGTCGAAGATCACGGCCTTGTGCTCGGGGATCACTCCGCTGGGGGAGGTGAGTCGTAGCGACAGGTCGGCGAAGTACAGGTGGTGGTTGACGATCACCAGGTCGGCGCGCGCCGCGGCCTGGCGCATGCGCGCGACGAAGCATGTCGTGAAAAAGGAACATGTCGAGCCCAGACAGTGATTGGAGGTCGAGCAGACCTGATTCCAGAAACGCAGGTTGTCCGGAAAATCGGTCAGTTCGGCGCGGTCGCCGGTCTTGGTTTTAGCGGCCCAGCTTGCGAAGGGTTTAACCAACTTCGCCTCCGCGGCCACATCGAGCAGCGGTTCGGCTAAAAAATGATCGAGCCGTTGCGGGCACAGGTAGTTGCCGCGCCCCTTCATCAGCGCGTACTCGAACTTGAAGCCCGCGCGCCGCAAACCAGGGATGTCCTTGTCGACCAGCTGCCCCTGCAGGGTCTTGGTGCCGGTACTGATTACGACCCGGCTGCCCAGCAGGATCGCCGGGACCAGGTAGGCCAGGGTCTTGCCTGTGCCGGTGCCGGCCTCGATCAGCGAGGTCTCGTTATCGGACAGGGCCTGCAGCACCAGTTGCGCCATCCGCGCCTGACCCGGACGCGGCTCGAACCCGGGCAGCTTTCGGGCCAGCGGTCCCTCGGGGCCGAAGATCTGCGTCAGGTCAGTCAAGGGACTGGATGCCCGAGGGGCCGAAGCCCAGCAGCTTGAGCGGACGCCTGATCTCGCCTGTGGCGTCGAAGGAGGTCGGGCCGCACACGCCGGGGAAGTCGCGCACTTCCCACAGCAGTTCGCGCAGCATCCCGCGGTCCGCGCCCGGATTGCGACTCAGTTGCCGGTCGAGAATGCGTCCCACGTCGTAGGCCGAGGCCGAGATCAAGTCCGGACGGCCGCTGATGTAGCGCTGGTAGTCGCGCAGAAAAACCTGTGTGGCCTGGTCGGTTGCGCCCTCGAAAAAGCCGTCGACGATTACCGCGTTGAACAGCTGCTCTCCCAGGGCCGCGGCCAAATGCTGATCATTCCAGCCGCTGGGGCCCAGCAGCAGCGGCTGTTGGGTCAGCAGCATCAGTTGTGGGACGATCACAGACACCGTGCGGCTGAAGTCGGGGATGAACAGCGCGTCCACGCGCCCGGCGCGCTTGAGGTCGCGCAGCTCGCGGTGCCAGTCCACGGAGGTCGGCTCGTAACCCATACTGATCACCAGCTCAAGGCCGCGCGCGCGCGCCTCACGCTGGAAATCGGCGGCCATGGTCTCGCCGTAGCGGTCCAGCGGGTAGAGAACGGCCACGCGTTTGACCTTGCGGATCTCGGCCGCGTAGCGCACCAACTCCTCGACCTGCGCGCTGTCGGTGGTAAAGGCGCGGAAGATCCAATCGCCGATCCCGGCGATGTGCTCCTTGCGCGTGAGCGTGATCAACGGGATCCCGAGGCGCTGGGCCTCGGTGGCGGAGGTGACCGCCTCCGAGCTCAGCAGCGGCCCGACGATCGCCACAACGTCGCTCTGGGCCAGCTCGCGCACGCATTGCGCGGCCAAGTTCGGGTCGCCCTGGCTGTCGCGGACCAGCAGGTGGATCAAGGTATCCTCGAGCTGCGGCTCGTCGTAGGCGCCGATGCCCAGCAGCAGCCCCTTGAGCGCCTGTTCGCCGTAGACGCTCAGCCGTCCGGACAGCGGCAGCACGCAGCCGATGAACACGTCGCGCGTGCCCCCGCGTTGGGGCAGGGTGGCCTGTCGCAGCCGCTGGGCCTCGAGGCGGATCGAGGCCGGACCCTGCTTTAGGTCGGCACGATCCAAGGTGCCCTGGGCCTTGTCGCGGCGGCCGGCCGCGATCTGTCGGCGGGCCAGCTCGATCGCCACCACGTCGCGTACAGGTCCGCGCTCCAGGCTGTCGAGCAGACTAAGTAAAATACGATCGTCGCCCAGTCCCGTGGCCACGCGTCGCGCCTCGATTACGCTCGTATCGCGTTGATCGCTCTGGGGCAAGATGCGCCAGGCCGCGGCAAAGCCGGCCAGCGACGATCCGGCCTGTCCCAGGGCGCCCAGGCTGCGTCCGAGGTAGAGCTGGGCCTGTCCCAGCCGCAACGCGTCCGGTCCCTGATCGAGGTAGGCCCGGAAGTCCTCGGATGCCTTGAGTTGCTCGCCGACCTCGTATGAGCAGTAGCCGCGGTAGTACAGCGCCTCGCGCGCGAACTCCGATTGCGGTTGCTCGCGCACCAGCTTGTCAAAGTAGATCCGGGCCTTGGGCGGGTCCTCGAGCCTGATGTAGATCGCACCCACGCGATACAGACAGCGGTCGATGAACCGCGCCTCTCCATGATGCACGACCAGCTTGCGGTAGAGTTCCAGTGCCTGCTCAAAATCGCCGGCGGAATAAGCGGCCTCAGCATTGGAGAACAGTTCCGACGCCTCGTCGGCCAGGGCCGAGTGCGGGCAGAGCACAAGCAGCGCCAGCGCCAGGCACAGCCCTCCTGTGCATCTCATCGGATTTCCTCCTGCCGCTCCCAGCAAAGCAGTTGCTCGATCTGTTCGTCGGTCAGCCGGGGTACACGGTAGTTCAGCTCCACGACGTGGTCGCCGTCAGCCTCGCCGTGCAGGTCGGGCAGCCCCTTGCCCTTGAGGCGGAAGCTCTTGCCCGAGGCCATTGCCTTGGGCAGCTCGATGGTCTGCGGGCCGTGGATCGTCTGCACCTGGACCGTGCCGCCGGACAGCGCGCTAGTGAATAAAATCTGTTGTCGGCTCAGCACGTCCAGGCCCGAGAGCGCGAAACGCTCGTCAGGCTTGACCCGCACCTCGACCACCAGATCGCCGGGCTCCGTCGAGCGTTCGCCCTTGCCGCAGATGCGCAGCCGGGCTCCGTCGGCCGTACCGCCGGGAACGCGCACGGGCAGATGCTCGCGCTCCACGCAGCGTCCCGTGCCCTGACAGTGAGCGCATTCGCGATCCTCGGTTTCGTCGCGGCCGTCGCAATCCGGGCAGGGCCCCGGACGATCGACCGCAAGCGAGTGGAACGAGTCGGCGGCAAGGTCGGTCAACTCGACCTCCAGCCGGTAGAGCAGGTCGCGGCCTGCCGACGAGCGCCGCGCCGCCTCGCGGCGACCGCGCTTGAAGCGGGCGATCGTTTGTCCGACGCGCGTCCCGGCTCGCCGGGCGAAACGATTGATCTCGGCGTTGAGTCGCGCGGCCTCCACCGATGTCTCGAAGGCGACGCGTTTCTCGGGGTCGTAGAGGATATCGTAGGCAAGCTGGACCTTCTGGAACGTCTCACGCATGCGCGGATCGTCTCCCGCCAGGTCGGGGTGCAGCTGTCTGGCGAGTCGGCGGTAGGCACTCTTGATTTCAGCTTGCGTTGCGCCTGGCCGGATCTTGAGCGTTTGATAAAGCTGCTGCAGCGACGGACTCATCGCGCACGAAGGTCGTTTAGACCTCCATGATCTCCTGTTCCTTGCGCTTGAGAATTTCGTCGGCCTTCTCGGAGTATTCATCGATGGTCTTCTGCACGCGCTCCTGGCCCTTGCGCGCATCGTCCTCGCTGACGTCGCCGCTTTTCTCGAGTTCCTTGAGCATCTCGTTGGCCTCGCGGCGGTGGTGCCTAAGCTGGATTTTGCAATCCTCGTTCATCTTTTTAACCAGCTTGACCAGATCCTTGCGACGGTCCTCGGTCAGCGGCGGGAAGGCGATGCGCACCACCCGGCCGTCGGAGTTGGGATTGAGACCCAGGTCGCTTTTAAGGATCGCGCGTTCGATGTCGCCGATGATGTTGGCGTCGTAGGGCTGGATCACGATCAAGCGGCTCTCGGGCACCGAGAGGGTGGCCATCTGATTTAGCGGAGTGGACGTGCCGTAGTAGTCGACGCGAATGCCGTCGAGAATCGAGAGGCTGGCGCGGCCGGTACGGATTTTGGAGAGCTCTTTGGAGTAGGCCTTGAGCGAGTTCTCCATCGCATCGATCATCTCGTGGTGGATATCTTCAATCATCTTATTTCCCCGTCGATGGACGTGCCGAGATCCTCCCCGATCAGGGCGCGTTTGATATTGCCCGGCACGGTCATGTTGAAGACTTTTATTGGGATCGAATTTTCGCGGCAGAGGCTGATCGCCGTGTGGTCCATCACCCGTAGATCGCCCTGGATCACTTCCAAGTAGCTGATGTGTTGGATCAACTCGGCCGAGCTGTCGAGGTTGGGGTCGGCGGTGTACACGCCGTCGACCTTGGTTCCCTTGAAGATCACGTCGCAGCTAAGCTCAGCTGCTCTCAACGCGGCGGTGGTGTCGGTTGTGAAGAACGGCCGTCCCAGGCCGGCGGCCAGGATCACCACGCGCCCCTTTTCCAGATGGCGGATCGCGCGGCGGCGGATGAACGGTTCGGCCACTTCCTCGCAACGAATCGCGCTGAGCAGCCGGGTGCTCACGCCGATCTGTTCCATGCGATCTTGCAGCGCCAGCCCGTTGATCAAGGTGGCGAGCATGCCCATGTTGTCGCCCTGCGGGCGGTCCATCCCCCTGGCAGCGCCCTTGATCCCGCGGAAGATATTTCCTCCGCCGATCACCAGCGCCAACTCCACTCCCAGGTTGACGGCGTTTTGCAGTTCGCCGCAGACCCTTTCCAGGGTGTTGGGATCGATGCCGTATCCGGTATCGCCCATCAGGGCTTCGCCGGACAGCTTGAGCATTACGCGGCGGTACTCCAACTGCACACTTCCTCCGAACGCCGATGCCGCCGCGGGTGGGAAAGCTTACTCGGGAAGCTGCTCCCCCACCTGCCAGCGGACAAACCGGCGGATTGACATGGCCTCGCCGATCTTGGAGAACGCTTCGGCCAGCAGGTCGCCGACGGTCTTGTCGGGATCCTTGACGAACGGCTGGTCGAGCAGGCAGACCTCTTTGGTCCATTTATCTACGCGCCCATCGGCGATTTTGTCGATGATCTTCTCGGGCTTGCCGTCCTCGATTGCCTGGGCGCGGGCGATATCACGCTCGTGCGCGAGCACCTTGGGATCGACGTCTTCTTTGCTGATAAACAACGGGTTGCTGGCAGCGATGTGAATCGCCAGCTGCTTGGCCAACTCGATAAAGTCATCAGTGCGGGCGACGAAATCGCTTTCGCAGTTGAGTTCGAGCAATACGCCGATCTTACCGCCGGTGTGGATGTAACTGTGAATTACACCCTGGGCTGTGGATCGTCCGGCCCGCTTGGCGGCCTTGGCCAGGCCCTTGGTCCGCAACCAGTCGATAGCTTTTTCCAGTTCGCCCTCGCACTCGACCAGGGCTTTTTTGCAATCCATCATGCCGGCGCCCGTGCGCTCGCGCAGGGACTTGACGTCAGTAACACTGATGCTCATCGATGTCTCCTAGATCTATCGCTTACTCGTCGGCCTGTTTTTTGGGCTCGGCGGCAGCCTCGTCGTTAACCTCTTGCTTGGTACCTGTTTCTTTTGTATCGGCCTTGTCCTCGACGGCCTGAACCGGCGGCTCCTCGGATTTGGCCTTCTGCGGCTCAGCGACTTTCTCGGGCTGCGCGTCGGTCGGCTCGCCGGGCTTCTCGCTCTGTGCTACCGGCTCCTCGGTCGGTGCCTCGCTCTCCGCCACCGGTACGCGGCGCTTGGCCACGATCTCGAATCCGACCTGCTGGTCGAACTCTACCGGCCGCGGCATTTCGTCGGAGCGGCGAACGTCGATTCCCTCGCGGTCGGCGCGGCTGCGCACGGCCTCCTCGAAACGCTTCTGGCCCTCGACGCAGGCGTCGGCGATCTTGCCGGCGAACAGCTGGATGGCGCGGATCGCGTCGTCGTTGCTCGGGACGGGGAAGTCGATCGGTTCGGGGTTGGTGTTGGTATCGACCAGCGCCACAATCGGGATGTTGAGCAGATTGGCCTCGTGGATCGCAAGATGGTCCTTGCGGCAGTCGATCACGAACAACACGCCGGGCAGGCGGCCCATGTCGCGCAGGCCCTTAAGGTTCTTGGCCAGCTTGTCTTTCTCGCGCCGCAGCTTGAGGATGCTCTTTTTGTTGAAGCGTGTGTAATCGACCTTCTCTTCGGCCTCTTTCAGACTCGGCTCAAGCTCCTCGAGGTATTTGTAGCGTTCAATCCGGCGCTTGATTGTGGCGTAGTTGGTCAGCGTCCCGCCCAGCCAGCGGTTGCTGATCCAGTGCATGCCCGCGCGCTCGGCCTCCTCCACCACGATGTCCACCGCCTGGCTCTTGGTGCCGACGAACAGCACTTTCTCGCCCATGGCCACGCGGCTGGCCACAAAGCGATAGGCCGTGTCGAAGAGCTCGACGGTCTGCTGCAGGTCGAGGATGTAGATTCCGTTGCGCGCGCCGAAAATGTAGCGCTTCATTTTGGGGTTCCAGCGTTTGGTCTGGTGACCAAAGTGGACCCCGGCCTCGAGCATGGTCTTCAGGG includes these proteins:
- a CDS encoding ATP-dependent DNA helicase; the protein is MTDLTQIFGPEGPLARKLPGFEPRPGQARMAQLVLQALSDNETSLIEAGTGTGKTLAYLVPAILLGSRVVISTGTKTLQGQLVDKDIPGLRRAGFKFEYALMKGRGNYLCPQRLDHFLAEPLLDVAAEAKLVKPFASWAAKTKTGDRAELTDFPDNLRFWNQVCSTSNHCLGSTCSFFTTCFVARMRQAAARADLVIVNHHLYFADLSLRLTSPSGVIPEHKAVIFDEAHGLEEVATEHFGTMFSGLRLSELTRDLRSFLSALKLSPPTVIRAASALESRSKALFKLVDKLPGNDRFRLEDQQLDKLGKAAGQNVLDSLSALGDELRRAMPQTRPAELETIVRRGRELHADLCLILDSQDRERVRWVERRPRGSLLNASPIEVADQLRENLLSVGNGIVLTSATLTTGNNFGFLKQRLGIDYETLDLVIPPIFDFARQTRLYLPRDLPEPNDSQFVEALTTRLVEFLRATSGRALVLFTSYRNMLGVRERLPHDLPFRVLLQGEGTKNALLEQFRDDRSSVLLATASFWQGVDVVGESLSAVFIDKLPFASPGEPIIAARIEAARARQQDPFWTFQVPSAILALRQGLGRLIRSRDDRGVLAIADVRLHTRRYGRKIIAGLPPSPQVSEISPLREFLEQPLDPSATD
- a CDS encoding ABC transporter substrate-binding protein, which translates into the protein MRCTGGLCLALALLVLCPHSALADEASELFSNAEAAYSAGDFEQALELYRKLVVHHGEARFIDRCLYRVGAIYIRLEDPPKARIYFDKLVREQPQSEFAREALYYRGYCSYEVGEQLKASEDFRAYLDQGPDALRLGQAQLYLGRSLGALGQAGSSLAGFAAAWRILPQSDQRDTSVIEARRVATGLGDDRILLSLLDSLERGPVRDVVAIELARRQIAAGRRDKAQGTLDRADLKQGPASIRLEAQRLRQATLPQRGGTRDVFIGCVLPLSGRLSVYGEQALKGLLLGIGAYDEPQLEDTLIHLLVRDSQGDPNLAAQCVRELAQSDVVAIVGPLLSSEAVTSATEAQRLGIPLITLTRKEHIAGIGDWIFRAFTTDSAQVEELVRYAAEIRKVKRVAVLYPLDRYGETMAADFQREARARGLELVISMGYEPTSVDWHRELRDLKRAGRVDALFIPDFSRTVSVIVPQLMLLTQQPLLLGPSGWNDQHLAAALGEQLFNAVIVDGFFEGATDQATQVFLRDYQRYISGRPDLISASAYDVGRILDRQLSRNPGADRGMLRELLWEVRDFPGVCGPTSFDATGEIRRPLKLLGFGPSGIQSLD
- a CDS encoding DnaJ C-terminal domain-containing protein produces the protein MSPSLQQLYQTLKIRPGATQAEIKSAYRRLARQLHPDLAGDDPRMRETFQKVQLAYDILYDPEKRVAFETSVEAARLNAEINRFARRAGTRVGQTIARFKRGRREAARRSSAGRDLLYRLEVELTDLAADSFHSLAVDRPGPCPDCDGRDETEDRECAHCQGTGRCVEREHLPVRVPGGTADGARLRICGKGERSTEPGDLVVEVRVKPDERFALSGLDVLSRQQILFTSALSGGTVQVQTIHGPQTIELPKAMASGKSFRLKGKGLPDLHGEADGDHVVELNYRVPRLTDEQIEQLLCWERQEEIR
- the frr gene encoding ribosome recycling factor, with the translated sequence MIEDIHHEMIDAMENSLKAYSKELSKIRTGRASLSILDGIRVDYYGTSTPLNQMATLSVPESRLIVIQPYDANIIGDIERAILKSDLGLNPNSDGRVVRIAFPPLTEDRRKDLVKLVKKMNEDCKIQLRHHRREANEMLKELEKSGDVSEDDARKGQERVQKTIDEYSEKADEILKRKEQEIMEV
- the pyrH gene encoding UMP kinase, producing the protein MQLEYRRVMLKLSGEALMGDTGYGIDPNTLERVCGELQNAVNLGVELALVIGGGNIFRGIKGAARGMDRPQGDNMGMLATLINGLALQDRMEQIGVSTRLLSAIRCEEVAEPFIRRRAIRHLEKGRVVILAAGLGRPFFTTDTTAALRAAELSCDVIFKGTKVDGVYTADPNLDSSAELIQHISYLEVIQGDLRVMDHTAISLCRENSIPIKVFNMTVPGNIKRALIGEDLGTSIDGEIR
- the tsf gene encoding translation elongation factor Ts, giving the protein MSISVTDVKSLRERTGAGMMDCKKALVECEGELEKAIDWLRTKGLAKAAKRAGRSTAQGVIHSYIHTGGKIGVLLELNCESDFVARTDDFIELAKQLAIHIAASNPLFISKEDVDPKVLAHERDIARAQAIEDGKPEKIIDKIADGRVDKWTKEVCLLDQPFVKDPDKTVGDLLAEAFSKIGEAMSIRRFVRWQVGEQLPE
- the rpsB gene encoding 30S ribosomal protein S2, whose translation is MPIVSLKTMLEAGVHFGHQTKRWNPKMKRYIFGARNGIYILDLQQTVELFDTAYRFVASRVAMGEKVLFVGTKSQAVDIVVEEAERAGMHWISNRWLGGTLTNYATIKRRIERYKYLEELEPSLKEAEEKVDYTRFNKKSILKLRREKDKLAKNLKGLRDMGRLPGVLFVIDCRKDHLAIHEANLLNIPIVALVDTNTNPEPIDFPVPSNDDAIRAIQLFAGKIADACVEGQKRFEEAVRSRADREGIDVRRSDEMPRPVEFDQQVGFEIVAKRRVPVAESEAPTEEPVAQSEKPGEPTDAQPEKVAEPQKAKSEEPPVQAVEDKADTKETGTKQEVNDEAAAEPKKQADE